Within the Gloeobacter kilaueensis JS1 genome, the region AGCCGGGCTTTCGCTTACTTACACTTTTCGACGATGGGACGCACTGGACGCAGGTGCCGCGCCTGATTGGGTGAGGGGTTGAGCGAGACGAAAGCCTTGCACCCCCTGGAGCAGTTCTTGTAACCGCGCCTTGGGGCAGACCAGTGCGATGACATCAGCACCAGGAACTTCGGTAGCAGTGTCGCCGGAGCCCAAACAACTGCACCGGGACAGGTGATCGAATTTCGCTCGCCGCCCTATTCAAGCGCCGGACGCTGCATCAAGCCGGGCCGGGTCGCTTCGAGGCTGTTCTGGATGGCCCAGATCGCCGTCGGTCTCAGGTACATGCAGGCCCGGAAGGTGCGATCGGCGGTGATCGCCTCGGGGGTGCGAAACTGGAGGCCGCCCTCGTAGACGTTGCGCACCACCGCCTCAGCAATCTTGAAGCCTTCGTTTTTCATGTTGTTGCGGATCATAAAAGCGGCGAGTCCAAAGTTGATGCCCGTCCAGATTTCAGACGGGTGCTCGGTGTCGCCGATAAACGAGCCGTCGGCGTTGGTGCCGTTGGCGCAGCCAAATTTGCCGCCGTAGAACTTTTCAAAGCAGGTGCTGTAGATGACACCCAGAGCCGACTGGGCCTGGGCGGTCGGCACGATGTCCGTAAGACCGCAGACCTGGGCGTAATATTCGCCGCAGAGCTGATCGGACATGATCGCCTCGGCGTTGTTGCTCTGGCTGTCGATGCGGTAGTAGCGCCCGTTCCAGAGCTTCTTGTCATAGAGGGGCTGGGCCTGGGCGTACCAGCTTTGAAACTGACTGACTGACTGGGTGTCGCCCGCCAGTTTGCCCATCTCGATTGCCGCCAGCAGGGCCGACAGCCACAATCCGCCGCAGTAGGCGCTGATGCCCCGCAGGGGCCAGGCGTCGTAGGTCGAGTCGGGCGCGCCGGAATTTTCAGGAAAGCCGTCGCCGTCGAGATCGAAGGTCGTCTTCAGGCGCACGAGGGCGGCGCGGGCGGCGGGCCAGCAGTAGCGCACAAAGTCGAGGTCTTTTTTGCCGGTGTAGACGTAGTCGCGGTAGACGAGCAGAACGAAGTCGCAGGGCAGGTCCTTCCAGAGGTTGCAGTCCTGGTAGGTGGTGTAGTTGGTCTTGACCCAGGGATCTTCGTTGGGGGCTCCCAGATCGTGGGGCAGGGCGTCCTTGGCCTTGCGCCGGGCGGGCTTTTTGGTATAGCCGATAATGCGGGTCGAATCGTCTTCGACGGGTACAGCGTCGGCGTAGGCGCGCAACACGTTCTTCTCCAGTTCCGGCCAGTTCATGAGCAGGGCAAACGAGCCGTAGAGCCGGACGTCGAGCGAGTCGTACCAGCGGTAGTCGATCGATTCGAGAACGGTGTAGTAGCCCTTGCCGGGGGGCGCTTTTTTGATCTCTTCGATCGAAGTGATCCGGGCGGGTACAAAGCCGTTTTCCCAGAGCGCGCCGCCGCTGGTGAGGTAATACAGCTCGTTGAAGAGGGCCGACTTGTACCACTCGGGCAGCGTCGAATCGGTGAGCACCGGGGTCTGCCAGGCTTCGATCTGCTGCTCCCAGTCGGTGTAGCGCGTCAGGGCTTCGGTGGCGATCTTCCAGGCGTTGCGGCCCGTCTTGTCGAAGTACTTCGTGTAGTAGCGGTAGCGGCGCACGCCGGGGGCAAATTCCATAATCGGCAGATCCCAGGCGAGGGCCACAGGCACCAGCCGCCGCTCCCCCGGCTTGAGGGTAAAGCGCAGGGCCATCGCCGCTGCGATCCGCT harbors:
- a CDS encoding GH116 family glycosyl hydrolase, which encodes MGELSRRRFLAGTLLAATFPLARSAQSAPLGVSSTLAALRAGVPRACWSRPIGQPIANVFKARYPSNIDDGPWHGMPLGGFGAGCIGRSHRGDFTLWHLDSGDHYFRSQPACQFALFEQVAGAKARAKVLCTEKPADGSLAGWDWSYPKGAGTYAAIYPRSWFTYEGFFTSFVRLKQFSPIIPHNYKETSYPVALFEWEAFNPSDKPITLSILVSWENMVGWFTNKFKTREIKVRDDDTPYYDYEPLWGVSGGNFNAARQEDAFLGLTMSRAAGFAGGKVSEAPFVRSEADGQFALATPRQPGVEVSYHTRFDPTGSGLEVWQPFATTGRLPDLVSVRPAARGERIAAAMALRFTLKPGERRLVPVALAWDLPIMEFAPGVRRYRYYTKYFDKTGRNAWKIATEALTRYTDWEQQIEAWQTPVLTDSTLPEWYKSALFNELYYLTSGGALWENGFVPARITSIEEIKKAPPGKGYYTVLESIDYRWYDSLDVRLYGSFALLMNWPELEKNVLRAYADAVPVEDDSTRIIGYTKKPARRKAKDALPHDLGAPNEDPWVKTNYTTYQDCNLWKDLPCDFVLLVYRDYVYTGKKDLDFVRYCWPAARAALVRLKTTFDLDGDGFPENSGAPDSTYDAWPLRGISAYCGGLWLSALLAAIEMGKLAGDTQSVSQFQSWYAQAQPLYDKKLWNGRYYRIDSQSNNAEAIMSDQLCGEYYAQVCGLTDIVPTAQAQSALGVIYSTCFEKFYGGKFGCANGTNADGSFIGDTEHPSEIWTGINFGLAAFMIRNNMKNEGFKIAEAVVRNVYEGGLQFRTPEAITADRTFRACMYLRPTAIWAIQNSLEATRPGLMQRPALE